CTTAACGTGTGGTCTTTGATGTCGGAAGCCAACTGGCGCAACTCCTGGAACTCGGGCGTGGCGTACACTGCCTTATCGCGCTTCTGGCGCACGAACCAGAGCGTCTCGTCGTGCCAGGTGGTGCGCTCGGTATCCAGCAAAAAAACATCCGAGCGTTGGGCGTGGGTGGAAGGCTGGCTCATGCGAAGGCTTGGTTAAAGATTTCGGCCGCGTGGCGCACTTGCAGGGGCAGCTGCCGGCGGCGCACGAGGCCCTCCAGGTGCATCAGGCAGCTCATGTCGCCGCCGGTGAGCACCTGCGTGCCGTGGCGCAGGTGGTCGGCCACCCGGTCCTGGCCCATGCGGGCCGAAATGCCGGCCTCGCTCACGCAAAACGTGCCCCCGAAGCCGCAACACTCGTCGTTGCGGTCCAGTTCGGTCAGGGTCAGGCCTTCCAGCCCCGCCAGCAGGCGGCGCAACTGGCCGTCGCGCACGGGCGTCATTTCCGATTCGTTGGCTTGGTGCAGCCCGCGCTGGCCGTGGCAGCTCAGGTGCAGGCCGACCTGGTGCGGAAAGCGGCCCGGCAGTTCCGTTACACCCAAAACGCTGGTAATGAAATCGAACAGCTCCACAGTGGCCGTGCGCACGTGCTGC
This genomic stretch from Hymenobacter sp. PAMC 26628 harbors:
- a CDS encoding (Fe-S)-binding protein → MKVALFVPCYVDQFYPQVAIASLQLLEKLGITAVFPAQQTCCGQPMANSGCEQDAKPVYHHFVETFQDYDYVVGPAGSCVYHVRKHFDIIDQTPAVQHVRTATVELFDFITSVLGVTELPGRFPHQVGLHLSCHGQRGLHQANESEMTPVRDGQLRRLLAGLEGLTLTELDRNDECCGFGGTFCVSEAGISARMGQDRVADHLRHGTQVLTGGDMSCLMHLEGLVRRRQLPLQVRHAAEIFNQAFA